A portion of the Dehalococcoidia bacterium genome contains these proteins:
- a CDS encoding flap endonuclease: MASLYLVDGTYELFRAHFGAPPRTSPDGTSIGAVTGLLQTLLLLLREQQPEYIACAFDHVVESFRNDLFEGYKTGEGTPEDLAAQFELAETISRSLGIVTWPMVEFEADDAIATATTRWKHEPEIDKVVICSVDKDLMNLVEGDRVVVWDRRRDITYTEADVIERFGVPPASIPDYLALVGDSADGIPGVPRWGAKGTATVLAEFGHIDSIPESHEDWAVAVRGARSLATNLAECRNEAELYRTLATLRTDVPLTHELEDLRWHGVPQDEYLALCVSLGLERLRDTPERWQQE; this comes from the coding sequence ATGGCGAGTCTATACCTCGTCGACGGCACCTACGAGCTCTTCCGGGCCCACTTCGGTGCGCCCCCCCGGACTTCCCCCGACGGAACGTCTATCGGGGCGGTCACCGGGCTCCTTCAGACCCTGCTTCTTCTCCTTCGCGAGCAGCAACCCGAGTACATCGCGTGTGCATTCGACCACGTGGTCGAGTCGTTCCGTAACGATCTCTTCGAAGGCTACAAGACAGGGGAGGGAACTCCGGAAGATCTTGCAGCGCAGTTTGAACTAGCGGAAACGATCTCACGGTCCCTGGGAATCGTCACTTGGCCAATGGTCGAGTTCGAGGCTGACGACGCCATAGCAACGGCAACCACTCGCTGGAAGCACGAGCCCGAGATCGATAAGGTGGTCATCTGCTCCGTCGACAAGGACCTCATGAACCTTGTCGAAGGCGACCGTGTTGTCGTCTGGGACCGCAGGCGAGACATCACATACACAGAGGCCGACGTTATCGAGAGGTTCGGGGTTCCTCCGGCCTCGATCCCGGATTACCTCGCCTTGGTTGGCGACTCTGCCGATGGAATACCCGGGGTCCCTCGATGGGGTGCGAAGGGTACGGCAACTGTACTGGCCGAATTCGGCCACATTGATTCGATCCCAGAGTCACACGAGGACTGGGCGGTAGCAGTACGAGGAGCCCGATCGCTGGCCACGAATCTCGCTGAATGCCGCAATGAGGCTGAACTGTACCGTACCCTGGCCACGTTACGGACGGACGTACCGCTTACCCATGAACTCGAGGATCTTCGCTGGCACGGAGTTCCCCAGGACGAGTACCTCGCACTCTGCGTTTCTCTTGGTCTGGAGCGGTTAAGAGACACGCCAGAAAGGTGGCAACAGGAGTGA
- a CDS encoding HlyC/CorC family transporter, which produces MESDSTIPALALVVSILAFAFSELGATSIAGRIQAVASSVLNEEAGLSEQFRLLSNLPGGPTAGLRLLNLIALAATMVSMTAVVWASWGVRWDLTSIGGILVLVVLAGATYAARSLGMRYSAQLCTFMPRFAWLLSFPLRPILLIEELIVRNPSAEVSSPSDPALDFTLTVDPTEEVLDEHEVRMIRGVVQLDRTVAREIMVPRVDIVAVESEESLELLVDKMRTAGHSRIPIYKGDLDHIVGVAHARDVLQQLAAGKDASMTSAQQVGRQPMFIPESKTLEGLLEVFREQRRHLAVVIDEYGGVSGIVTIEDILEEIVGEIQDEFDAEEPDIQRVGDAEFAVDAGMTIDELNETLGVNVVNDGFDTIGGLVFDRLGKIPVAGDKVEHAGLSIEVIGTMGRRPTMLRVTLVHVPDSESARAE; this is translated from the coding sequence TTGGAGAGCGACAGTACGATACCAGCCCTTGCGCTGGTGGTCTCGATCTTGGCATTCGCCTTCAGCGAGCTTGGTGCCACTTCCATCGCAGGACGTATCCAGGCAGTAGCCTCCAGCGTCCTGAACGAGGAAGCAGGTCTATCTGAGCAGTTCCGGCTCCTGAGTAACCTCCCCGGCGGACCCACCGCGGGCCTGCGTCTTCTCAACCTGATTGCCCTGGCAGCAACGATGGTCTCCATGACGGCTGTTGTATGGGCCTCGTGGGGTGTTAGATGGGACCTGACCTCAATTGGGGGAATCCTGGTGCTCGTAGTGCTGGCGGGGGCAACATACGCGGCACGATCTCTCGGCATGCGTTACTCTGCCCAACTGTGCACATTCATGCCCAGGTTTGCCTGGCTGCTGTCATTCCCTCTTCGCCCAATCCTGCTGATAGAGGAATTGATCGTCAGAAACCCGTCGGCTGAAGTTTCCAGCCCTTCGGACCCCGCTCTCGACTTTACACTTACAGTAGACCCGACAGAGGAAGTGCTGGACGAGCACGAAGTGAGGATGATACGCGGAGTTGTGCAACTCGACAGGACGGTGGCCCGTGAGATCATGGTCCCGAGAGTGGATATAGTGGCGGTTGAGTCTGAAGAATCTCTTGAATTGCTCGTAGACAAGATGAGGACTGCCGGCCACAGCCGTATCCCGATCTACAAGGGTGATCTGGACCACATTGTCGGTGTCGCACACGCGAGAGACGTCCTGCAGCAGCTGGCCGCTGGTAAGGATGCCTCGATGACGTCAGCACAGCAGGTCGGCAGGCAACCCATGTTCATTCCAGAGTCCAAGACACTTGAAGGGTTGTTGGAAGTGTTCCGGGAGCAGCGGAGGCATCTCGCTGTCGTGATTGACGAGTACGGAGGCGTATCGGGGATCGTCACGATCGAGGACATTCTCGAGGAGATCGTCGGGGAGATCCAGGATGAGTTCGATGCTGAGGAGCCGGATATCCAGCGGGTCGGAGACGCCGAGTTCGCTGTCGACGCCGGAATGACCATTGACGAACTCAACGAGACCCTCGGAGTTAACGTCGTAAACGACGGGTTCGACACGATAGGCGGGCTGGTGTTCGACAGGCTTGGAAAGATACCTGTGGCCGGTGACAAGGTAGAGCACGCCGGGCTAAGCATCGAAGTGATCGGCACGATGGGCAGAAGACCGACGATGCTGAGGGTCACGCTGGTGCATGTTCCAGACAGCGAGTCGGCACGGGCAGAGTAG